CCGGCGCTGGCGGCTCTGGAAGAGGAATTCGAGGTGTTCGTGGTCACCGATGCTTCCGGCACCTTCAACGAAATGACCCGCGACGCGGCCCACAACCGTATGAGCCAGGCTGGCGCGCAACTGATGACCTGGTTCGGCGTGGCCTGTGAGCTGCACCGCGACTGGCGCAACGATGTCGAAGGGCTGGCGGCGCTGTTCTCCAACCACATCCCGGACTACCGCAACCTGATCACCAGCTACAACGCCCTGACCGCCGGCAAGTAAGCCGCCGCCAGCCTGGCACCCGCGAGGGCGATGGTGCCAGGCAAGGCAGCACACCCATCCAATCCAGCGCTCGTCTGCTGTTGCACAGTGGATGCAGGCCAGCTCATCTCCAGGGAATGACAGCGATGAACACCGCAACCGAAGGCAACCGCAGCGTCGTCACGCTGGTGATCCAGCACAAGGTCCGTGCCCAGGCGCTGGCGCGCTACGAAACCTGGCTCAAGCGCGCCGTGACTACCGCTCGTCAACAGCCCGGTCATCTGGACGTCAATGTCATCCGCCCGGACGACGGCGGCCGCCACTTCACCACCGTGGTGCGCTTCGCCGACGCCGGCCTGCTGCAGGCCTGGGTCAACTCTGCCGAGCGCCAGGCGCTGATCAGTGAAGTGCTGCCACTGCTGGAAGACGGCGACCAGACCCAGGTGCACGATGACCCGGAGTTCTGGTTCACCCCGCCCAGCGTCGGCGCCGCGCAACCGCCGCGCTGGAAACAGGCCCTGCTGACCTACCTGGTGATCTGCCCGATGACCCTGGTCATTCCCCAGCTGCTGGCGCCGCTGTTTGCTCGCTATCCGCTGCTGGGTGGCCAGATCACCGGCAACTTGGTCACCAACCTGTTCGTCATCCTACCTGTGGTGTTCTACATCATGCCCTGGGTGACGCGCCGCTGTGCCGGCTGGTTGCGCCGCTGAGCGCCCGCCGTGATCCATTGCTAGCCTTCAACCGCCTGCCGATCACCCACCCGGACGGAGAGCACCATGAGCCAGGACCCTACCGACCAGAGCCGCCGCAAGTTCCTCGCCACCAGCACCGTGCTCGGTGCCGCCGGCGCGCTGTGGAGCGCATTGCCGTTCACCGATTCCGCCCGTGCCGCCCTTTCAGGAGATCCCATGAACGCCGACCTCATCTTGTTCAATGGCAAGTTGCACACCGTTGATCGCGAGAAACCCAACGCCAGCGCCGTCGCCATCAAGGACGGCAAGTTCCTCGCCGTGGGCAGCGACGCCGAAGCCATGGCCCACAAGGGGACCGCCACGCAG
This window of the Pseudomonas mosselii genome carries:
- a CDS encoding antibiotic biosynthesis monooxygenase, whose translation is MNTATEGNRSVVTLVIQHKVRAQALARYETWLKRAVTTARQQPGHLDVNVIRPDDGGRHFTTVVRFADAGLLQAWVNSAERQALISEVLPLLEDGDQTQVHDDPEFWFTPPSVGAAQPPRWKQALLTYLVICPMTLVIPQLLAPLFARYPLLGGQITGNLVTNLFVILPVVFYIMPWVTRRCAGWLRR